From a single Lolium rigidum isolate FL_2022 chromosome 7, APGP_CSIRO_Lrig_0.1, whole genome shotgun sequence genomic region:
- the LOC124669645 gene encoding probable 2-oxoglutarate-dependent dioxygenase AOP1: MEIKKIDLRGLKPGGPGWDDARDAVTASMVANSCVVVQHDGLNRDIRQALFGRAMPELFAFPVETKRRNVSNDVQYGGYIGQLPGMAGYESMSIEDVPDHGHISDFAKLFWPQGNPAFCETSAGFARDAIQLERTVTKMVLEGLGVRDKHALDSHHDRLRYTLRMAYYGSSPEDDAAKMSMPEHRDYVMTSMIVQHQVEGLEVQLKDGSWFSVPPEPDTCAIVAGSLFSVVTNGRVQACLHRVRTPSNRDRFSALLGCMPTKGSMVRAMDEFVDEGHPLMYHPCDPYEYVSFQYSEEGRKSKDALKSFCGVVKDEPAEAA; encoded by the exons ATGGAGATCAAAAAGATCGACCTCCGTGGGCTGAAGCCTGGCGGACCAGGTTGGGACGACGCTCGGGATGCGGTCACCGCGTCCATGGTGGCCAACAGCTGCGTCGTAGTCCAGCACGATGGGCTGAACAGGGACATCCGGCAGGCGCTGTTCGGGCGCGCCATGCCGGAGCTCTTCGCGTTCCCGGTGGAGACGAAGCGGCGCAACGTCTCCAACGATGTGCAGTACGGAGGGTACATCGGACAGCTGCCGGGGATGGCCGGCTACGAGAGCATGAGCATCGAGGACGTCCCCGACCACGGCCACATCAGCGACTTCGCCAAGCTCTTCTGGCCGCAGGGCAACCCCGCCTTCTG TGAAACATCTGCCGGATTCGCCAGAGATGCTATTCAGCTGGAGCGGACGGTGACGAAGATGGTGTTAGAAGGCCTCGGCGTCCGGGACAAGCACGCCCTCGACTCGCACCATGACCGGCTTCGCTACACCCTCCGGATGGCCTACTACGGAAGTTCCCCCGAAGACGACGCGGCCAAAATGTCCATGCCGGAGCACCGCGACTACGTCATGACCAGCATGATTGTGCAGCACCAAGTCGAGGGCCTGGAGGTGCAGTTAAAGGACGGCAGCTGGTTCTCCGTGCCTCCTGAGCCGGACACTTGCGCCATCGTCGCCGGCAGCCTATTCTCT GTGGTGACCAACGGACGGGTGCAGGCCTGCCTCCACCGCGTCAGGACGCCGAGCAACCGCGACCGCTTCTCCGCGCTGCTAGGCTGCATGCCCACCAAGGGCAGCATGGTGAGAGCGATGGACGAGTTCGTCGACGAAGGCCACCCTCTGATGTACCATCCCTGCGATCCTTACGAGTATGTCAGCTTCCAGTACTCGGAGGAAGGGCGCAAATCCAAAGACGCGCTCAAATCTTTCTGCGGAGTAGTTAAAGATGAGCCTGCTGAGGCAGCATGA